The Chryseolinea soli nucleotide sequence AACACCATACTCGTAACCGACTATTGCTCCACCACTTCAAACATAGAAGACTCCTATCTTCAAAATAGCAACGCCGGCTTCATTTCGTTTGCCGCCACACAAAGAGAACTAAATATCATCCCAACTTTCCCAAAACCGATTCATGGTGAAAACAATGCGGTAGTGACGTCGCTGTCACAGGTAAAAAATTTCTTATACCTCATTAACCCCGCAGATTTCCCCACCAAATCGGATTTCATAAGCGCGGTAACGGCCACAAACTATGATCTTTTGATCATGGACCTATTCTTTTCAGACGGCACAGCCTTCACAGCATCGGAAGTGGCACAGTTGAAGAACAAAGCCAACGGCGGAAAAAGACTGGTCATCTCTTACATGTCCATCGGCGAAGTGGAAGACTATAGGTACTATTGGCAAGCTGCCTGGAACACCACCAAGCCCTCCTGGATGGACGCCGAAAACCCGGATTGGCCGGGAAACTTCAAAGTAAAATACTGGGACCCGGAATGGCAGCACATCATTTTTGGCAACGATCAATCGTATCTGAAGAAAATATTAGACGCTGGTTTCGATG carries:
- a CDS encoding endo alpha-1,4 polygalactosaminidase — protein: MKLQQPHPQTRSSFYQLFFKTNKALLMTLFACIATAFLASCKDDEKENGPTGDTEFKQKMRAFVIDISQYAKATQPNFNIIPQNGIELVSSNGDNSGAPHTAYLNAIDANGQEDLWYGYDNDDQATPNDVSTYLKELLAISKNAGNTILVTDYCSTTSNIEDSYLQNSNAGFISFAATQRELNIIPTFPKPIHGENNAVVTSLSQVKNFLYLINPADFPTKSDFISAVTATNYDLLIMDLFFSDGTAFTASEVAQLKNKANGGKRLVISYMSIGEVEDYRYYWQAAWNTTKPSWMDAENPDWPGNFKVKYWDPEWQHIIFGNDQSYLKKILDAGFDGVYLDIIDAFEFYE